Proteins encoded within one genomic window of Candidatus Woesearchaeota archaeon:
- a CDS encoding HAD-IA family hydrolase — MAKAGKKNCEVKAIIFDLGGIIVSNSDDGVIKGMSIFFGVPEKKLERVLVSIIKPYMEGRVSNRKFYSVLAGSLRIRRPKPFNAYRKMMIETYLRHGRIYRRMTGLVMRLRKHYHVVALTNTIALHESANIRRKLFSYFDRAFRSNRMGMAKPYFTTGTKNPTKIYLEVCRRIRKKPENCIFIDDMKPNLIPARKIGMKALHYQNYGKLCGDLRESGVTI; from the coding sequence GCAAAAAAAATTGTGAGGTTAAGGCCATTATCTTTGACTTAGGGGGGATTATAGTGTCAAATTCTGATGATGGTGTTATTAAGGGCATGTCTATTTTTTTTGGAGTGCCAGAGAAAAAACTTGAAAGGGTCCTTGTCAGCATCATAAAGCCGTACATGGAGGGCAGGGTCAGCAACAGGAAATTCTATAGTGTGCTTGCCGGTTCGCTCAGGATCAGGCGCCCAAAGCCATTTAATGCATATCGGAAAATGATGATTGAAACTTATCTCAGGCACGGCAGAATCTACAGGAGAATGACCGGCCTCGTGATGCGGCTAAGGAAGCATTATCATGTCGTTGCCCTGACAAACACAATAGCCCTGCACGAATCTGCGAACATCAGGAGAAAATTATTCTCATATTTCGACAGGGCATTCAGGTCAAACAGGATGGGCATGGCCAAGCCATATTTTACAACGGGCACAAAGAATCCAACGAAAATTTACCTTGAAGTCTGCAGGCGAATCAGGAAAAAGCCGGAAAACTGCATTTTTATTGATGATATGAAGCCTAATCTTATTCCAGCCAGGAAAATTGGAATGAAGGCCCTGCATTACCAAAATTATGGGAAGCTTTGCGGGGATTTGAGGGAAAGTGGAGTAACGATTTGA
- the trxA gene encoding thioredoxin yields the protein MASVHATDKDFDKQVLQHKGFVVVDFWAEWCGPCRIIGPVLEELSNEYQEKLKVVKLNVDENQKIAQDYDVRSIPTLIFFKDGKPVDMVIGAYPKPALKDMIEKMLK from the coding sequence ATGGCGTCTGTACATGCAACGGATAAGGATTTTGACAAGCAGGTTTTGCAGCACAAGGGATTTGTTGTTGTGGATTTCTGGGCAGAATGGTGCGGCCCATGCAGGATTATTGGCCCTGTCCTTGAGGAACTGAGCAATGAATACCAGGAAAAGCTAAAGGTAGTCAAGCTTAATGTTGATGAAAACCAGAAGATCGCCCAGGACTATGATGTCAGGAGCATTCCGACCCTGATATTCTTTAAAGACGGCAAGCCAGTGGATATGGTCATAGGTGCATACCCAAAGCCAGCCTTGAAGGATATGATTGAAAAGATGCTGAAATAG